From Sphingobacteriales bacterium:
ATAATTCATTCTTAAATCCGGCTTGGTACCATAACGGCAAGCCATAATATGGGTCGAGTTTTAAGCCTTTAGCATAGGCAATTTGCGAGGCAGTTGCTTCGTACAATTGGTGGTGTTTACAGTTGGGGCAAGTTACCGGAATAAGTGGCCATTTTTGTTCGCTTTCAATGGTATGATGCAAAATATGATTACAGTTGGCGCACTTGCGGCACACAAACAATTTATAACGCCCTAACCATTTAGGCTGGCTTTGAGTATAAAAACAATTAGTACAACATAATTTTTTACCGCTATCTATAACTGCCCGCCCATTACATTTTTGGCAATGGACAACAAAAGAGTGCTGAAAATCAAGTAGTTCAAGGCCTAAGTCGGCAAAACGCGCTTGCATTAGCGTTATTTACTAAATTTACTAATATTTTTTACTTATTTAGGTTTTCCCAAATTAAATCTTTCAAGGCTTGGATTCCTTTGCCTGTTACTGACGAAATAAAAACCATGGGAGGCAAATCTACGGTTGTTGTTGTTGCTATATCTTTCCGGATGAGTTGTTCGAGTTCGTCGTCAATAAGGTCGCATTTTGTTATGGCCAGCAAACGTTTTTTGTCCATTAATTCAAAATTGTACTGCCTACATTCGTTCAACAAAATTTCGTATTGATGCGCTATATTCGGGGCATCGGCCGGAATCATAAAAAGCAATAAAGCGTTGCGTTCAATATGGCGCATAAAGCGGTGCCCCAAGCCTTTTCCGGCATGTGCGCCTTCAATAATTCCCGGAATATCGGCCATTACAAACGAGCGGTAATCGCGGTACGAAACAATACCTAAATTTGGCACTAAAGTAGTAAAAGGGTAGTCGGCAATTTTGGGTTTAGCGGCACTAACGGCGGCCAGCAGTGTTGATTTTCCGGCATTAGGGAAACCTACCAAACCAACATCGGCCAAAAGTTTTAGTTCTAAAATTTTCCATTCTTCGCGGCCTGGTTCGCCGGGTTGCGCATACATTGGCGCTTGGTTGGTAGCGGTAGCAAAATTAGAATTACCCAAGCCGCCACGGCCTCCGGATACTAAAATGATTTCTTGCCCATGCTCTAAAATTTCTACTTCTTGTTCCATTGAATCGGCATTTTTGGCAACAGTACCAAGCGGAACATCTAAAATTACATCGTTACCACTGGCGCCGGTACAATTGCTGGTACCACCGTTTTGGCCGTTTTCGGCCAATACATGCTTTCTAAATTTAAGGTGTATAAGTGTCCAATATTGGCTATTGCCACGCAAAATAATATGGCCACCGCGCCCGCCGTCTCCGCCGTCGGGGCCACCTTTGGGTACAAATTTTTCGCGCCTGAAATGCGATGCCCCTGCACCGCCCTTCCCCGATCGGCAACAAATTTTTACGTAATCAATAAAATTACCTTTTTCCACAAATAGTTTGTTTTAATATATATTTTAATTAAGCCGTTTTGATTATTGCTTAATATTCCGGATAAAATATTCGTTATTAAGCCGCAAAATTACGTTATTTTATAAAATTAGCGGTAAATACTTGTTTGTTTTGCCGCTCATCGGTTACTTCAAGGGTAAAACTGTGTTCTCCGGGCAGCAGGTTGGGGTCGAGGTAGTGGCGCACAATACTTGTTTTGGCATCGTAACTCATTAGCACCCATTGACCATCTAAATAGCCGTTATAAGTATCAATGCCCGACAAATTGTCGCTAATACCAAATGATATATGTTTTGCCTTGCTCATTCGTTTGCCATTGCTTATATTAATAGGGTTTATAGTTGGGGCTTTTATATCTAAGGCAATATAAAAATCGCCAAAGGCTTTGGCTTTGCCGCGCAGCCAGCCATTATCCCATTTGCCGCCACAACTTTTTTTGCCGCTTCGGTTTACCATTACTATTAGTGCTTTATCCATTAGTTCGGGAATAATATTTGCATTGGGTTTAATAGCTACATCAAAAGCGCTGTGCACGGGCGTACTTTGCTGGTGTACCGTATGTACGGGCGATAATGGTTCAATTTCTTTAGCACTTGGGTACCTCATTTTGTATTGAAAAGGTATATCGGTATAAAACACGCCTTTCGGAAAAATCAATTCTATTAAATCGGTTGTAAATTTATTTAAGGTATCGTAAGCAAAAAACTGCTGATAGTTGTTAGGTGGTACAATTGGGGGAGGAAGTGCGGGGTTGTATTGCAAGGCGCAGGTTAAGGTGCTGGTGTTTCCGGCAACATCTTTAACTAAAAACAATAAATTGTGTACTTGTAAGTCGCTTAAATCAATAAAACCTTTGTTGTGCGTATTTTGGTAAACCGACAAATTATTTCCGGGGTCTAAAAAGCATTTTTGAAATAAGCCATCACCATCTTTTTGAGCCTCGTAATCAACTAAAGAGTTAATGTATCTTGACTCTTCAAATGGAATCCGGCTAAACGTATAACCAAAAACGTATTGGTTGTTTTCAAACATTTCTACACTGTAAACACCGTTCCAGTTGTGGGCTTCGTCTAATTTATCATAAGCTTTTATTGCCATTGCAGCCGTTGGGGTATTTAGGAAAATAACCGGTTGCGAAGCTATATATGACCCTGTAACAACTTGTTTAAAGCGTTGAATTTTCAAATCTAAGGGTTGGTTGCCATTAATTACCGGATAAACGCCGAAACCTGTAACAAGTGGCTGGCTCGAGTCGGGCACATAAAACCCAAATAATAAAGGATTTAAGGCGTGCTCAGTTTTTGTATCGCGGATTTCAAAATGTAGATGTGGCGAGGTTGAAGAACCGGTATTTCCGGATAAAGCCACCATTTGCCCAGCTTGTACGGGCAGTTCATTAGGGTTTGGTTTTACATCAATGGCAAATTTCTGCAAACTGTATTGTTTGTTTTTTACCCAGTCGCCAATTTGCCCGGCATACTCGTTTAAATGGGCGTAAACACTGGTGTAGCCATTAGGGTGGTCAATATACAAAGCAAGGCCGTACCCGTTGCCCGAGACGGCAATGCGCGAAACAAATCCATCGGCAATGGCGTAAATGGGTTTGTTCTCCTGATTATTAGTTTTAATATCAATACCTGCGTGAAAATGGTTAGGGCGTAGCTCGCCAAAAGTACCAGCTAAGACAATAGGGCCATCAACGGGCGACCTAAATGTAATGGATTGGGCATCGGGTTGGCAAACAAAATCAGGTGAACTATTATTGTTGTTGCTGTTTAAATTTGAGCTATATGGCTGATGTATAAAACAAACATGTTCACTATTATTTATGCTGGGCTGTAAAGTTGGCCAAAGCGTATAGATTAATGCCGGAAAAAAACTAACCAATATTTTTTTGAACATGAGCAAATACATGGCACTACAATGGAGAGCAGAAAAAGATATGTTAAGGATGAATGGTGGCAAAAATACAAATTTTGCGCATACGATAGGTGTAAATTAAGCTTTTTTAGCACTTACATAAGGATAACCTCTTAGAACACCACACCTCGTTCAACTATTTTTCCGGATAAATTCAGCCAAATAAAAAAACTGCTTATGGCAAACAACCTGCTTGCAAAACAATATCCGGAAGTTATATAAACAAACAAGCAAACACTCAGCAAACACTCAAACACTCACGCGCAAAAAAACTTCAAAAAAGTCTGCTTGCAAAAACTAACATAATCGTTATTAAAACAAACAACCCAATCACTACACAAACTCAAGCACCTCAATCACTCCACTCAAACAAAAAAACTAAAATATCCTGCTTGCAAAAACTAACATAATCGTTATTAAAACAAACGACCCAATCACTACACAAACTCAAGCACCTCAATCACTCCACTCAAACAAAAAAACTAAAATATCCGGCTTGCAAAAACTAACTCAATCGTTATTAAAACAAACAACTCAATCACTACACAAACTCAGCTCAATAAAATATCCAATCACAACACTCATTACTTTATTTCTTTTTTTTAAAAACATATTTTTCTCACACTCAAACACATTTTTTATCATGACTACACGTAACTTTTTATTCGTTTTAGCACTTCTTGCTTTCGGTTTTTTAACCAACAATTTATTTGCCCAATGGACAGACGGCGGCGCAAAAGTTTACCTTACCAATGGAGGCGACAAGGTTGGTATTGGCACCAGTGCCCCAAGCACAAATCTGCATGTTGTTGGCGCCGAAAATAACGGGTCAACTGCAGCAGTTAAAATTGAGAGCGGCACACAAATAATGTTAATAGATGGCAACGAAATTGACGCAACTACCGACGTATTGGGTTTAAACTACAATTCTTCAAAAAATGTTATTATAGCCAATGGAGGTGGCTCGGTAGGTATTGGAAAAAGTAGCCCCGCTTACAAACTTGATGTCGCCGGCAGTATTGGTTTAACAGGCTCGCTCAGATACAGCAACGCTTCTACCCCCATGGCCTATATATACGCAAGCGGCACTATCAACAGCGAACGCGCCATTGTCGCCCACTCGCCAAGTTATGCTAACTATGGTTTATTTTACCGCGACTCTGACGACCGAATGTTTTTCAAAAGCAATGGCACTACCCGTGTAGCTGTTGATTTACATAATGGCCGCCTTGGTGTTGGCACCGATGCCCCAACTAAAACCCTTGATGTTGTAGGAACAGCACGCATTACAGGCCAAGTTACCGTAGCTACTAATCAAGCCAGTGATAAATTTGGAGTTGGTTTTAACACCCCGCTATATAAACTAGATGTAAATGGCAACACCTATTGCTCAGGTGGCGTTTGGACAGCCTCAGACGCAAGATTTAAAGAAAATGTACAACAAATAGGCAGCGCCTTAGATAAAGTAAAAGCCCTAAGCGGTGTGTCTTACCAATACAAAACCAACGAGTTTGCTGGTCGTATCGAATTCCAAGAAGGCAACACATTGGGTTTCATAGCTCAAGACTTGCAAAAAGTATTGCCCGAAGCCGTTATGAACGATGGACGTGGTTATTTGGCCGTAAATTACAGCACCGTAATACCCGTACTTGTTGAAGCCATCAAAGAGAGCGAAACCCAAAAACAAGCCCTCGAAAACAAAGTTACTGCCCTTGAGCAACAAATAGCTGCCATTAATGCAAAATTAGGTATTACCCCCGCCGCACCTGTTGCCAACCCAACAAAAGCAGAAAACAGCAAAACCACAGTAGCCCCAGTTGCTAAAATTGTCAAAGGTTCGGTAGCCCAAAACCACCCAAACCCTGCCAAAGATGTAACCAGCATTAGCTACGCAATTGACAAAAATACTGCCAATGCCCAAATAGTTATTACCGATATGGCAGGCCGCACTTTACAACAAATAAATATTACCGACGGTGCTGGCAATGTAAACATAAACACCAATAATTTTGCTAACGGCGCTTATATTTATAGCTTAGTTATTGACGGCCAAACTGTTGAAAGCAAACAAATGGTAGTAAACAAATAACCTAAACTAACAAACTAAGCAATCAAAATACAAACTAAACAAACGTTGATTCTGGTTTAACACCCAACCTCGCTCTTTTATAGGGCGAGGTTTTTGTTAGCTACAAAAATGCGTTGAAAAAATAAAAAAACATCCGGATATATTTAACTAATCAACAAGCAAATCAACTATTTAGGTAAAAAAATGTTAGTTTAGCAATCAAATTTAATTTTCGCTGTTAATATATTTGTCAAACAGCACTCTTTTTCATTATTGACATGATTCGAACCTCATTTTTTGAACTTTTTAAAATTGGCCCCGGACCTTCAAGCTCACATACAGTTGGCCCAATGCGGGCTGCCAATATGTTCAGACTTGAGGTTGAGAACTACTTACAACAACAAACCTCGCCCGAAGCTATACAACAACTACAAATTCGGGTTAATTTATTTGGCTCGTTAGCACATACCGGCATTGGGCACGGCACGCATCGGGCTGTTTTGGCCGGTTTACTGGGCGATACACCGCAATACGTAAATATTGACCGACTAAATACCTGTTTTGACCATCCGGATACTGTTTTTCAATTGCCTTTTTCCGGATTTTTTATCCCGTTTGTAGCCTCCAACATTTATTTCGACTATTTAACTCCTACCTCAAAACACCCTAATACGCTTTCGTTTAATTTGTTACATAACAACGAAATACTTTTTACCAGCACCTATTATTCCGTAGGTGGCGGTTTTATTGAAAAAGAGGAGTCTGGCAGTACAAAATCAACCTCAAACGTTGCTGCCGTGCCAAAATATGCCTACAATCATTTTTGGGAATTGTTGCGCCACCACGAGCAAACAAATATTCCGGTTGAAACCATTTTGCTTGAAAATGAAATAGCTGTGTCGGGGCTTACCGAAGCGGAGATATTTGAAAAAATAGATCAAATTATGGCGGTAATGCACCAAAGTGTACAACGCGGTTTGCTTCGCGAAGGGGTGCTTCCCGGAGGGTTAAATGTAAAACGCCGCGCCAAAAACATGTATGCCGATGCCTTGGCTTGCGAGGCGCAACAACAATACGGCGAAGCACTTTTTGCCCGCCTCAATGCTTACGCTTTGGCCACCTCCGAAGAAAATGCTGCCGGACAAATGGTTGTAACTGCTCCAACAAATGGCGCAGCGGGTATTTTACCTGCCGCCTTAGAGTACTTGCGCCTTGATTGTAAAATTGCCGAAAAAACCTTACAGCGTGGCTTATTTATGGCCGCTATGATTGGGTTTATTATTAAAGACAATGCCTCTATTTCGGGTGCCGAATTGGGCTGCCAGGCCGAAGTTGGCTCGGCGGCAGCTATGGCGGCGGGCTTGTTTAGCTATTGTTTAGGGGGCGATATTCACCAAATTGCCACCGCTGCCGAAATTGCCATGGAACACCATTTAGGCATGACCTGCGACCCTGTTAACGGCTTAGTACAAGTACCCTGTATTGAGCGCAATGCAAACGGCGTTGTTAAAGCGTTTAATGCTTATTTATTGGCAAAACGGCAGGCAGCTAATGCCGTCATTACCTTAGATGAGGTAATTGAAACGATGCGCCGAACCGGAGAAGACTTGTCGGACAAATACAAGGAAACAGCGCAAGGGGGCTTGGCAAAATTGCACAAATGGACTTCTAATATGGGCAGCTAACGGCTGTTTGCAAGCTTAGTGCTTTTTTAACTTAATACTGTGTTTAAATAGCTGAAAACACCGTACAAATTATAACAGGCCTCGCGCTTCGCTTTTTAACTGTTCAATAGCAAACTGATTGGGCATAGCTTGTGGGTTTTGTACATAATGCTCAAGCAAGGCGCGGCAAAGTGCCATGCCGTTGGCCTCGTTTGGCAGGTTTACGCCAATGCGGTTTATAATGCCAATGGTATCTTCGGTTACGGCGCGTATCATGTTCCAAGCCTCGCTTGACACGTAAAGTTGTTGTGTAAGGTTATGTTCGTACTCGCTGCGCAATCCGGCAACCAACATCATTTGCATTTCGGGCACGGTGTCTTGCTGGGTTTGCCTCGATACCAAATTAGGTATGGTGTTTCGCTCTAAAAATAAAATTAAGCGCTCGTATGCTTGCAGGCGCAGCGGCAAAGTTTGTTGTTTTTGTTGAAGACTTAGCTCAATGGCCTTTTGTTGCAACTGACTTCTTAAATAAGTTGATAACACCAAATAAGCTGTTACAATTACGGCAATTGCCGGTAAAATAAATTTTATAATGTCAAGAATGGTTTCGCCCATACAAATAAGTATTAAAAATGTTATCAACAATATTTAGAGGCGTAAAATTAACGCCCAAATAAATAATATTTTTATTGTTCATGTAGTTTAAAAGTGCCAACAGGTTTTTGCAAGACTTGCCGCACCGAGTCGGGTATTGGGTGTTCTTTTTCCCAGTTTAAATACGGCGTTGAAGTAAAAAAGGCATCGTAGCCATCGGCAAGTAAAAACTCGGCAGGGTTAATATTAAACTGGGTTTGCATTGGGGCAAATAAATTTACTGTTTGCTCAAATTGTTTTTGACGCAGGCGCAGTTCAATTAAATCCCACCATGGTTCTTCGTTATCGGGTTCTTGTGCTATAGCTTTTGTTAATAGGCTGTCGGCAATAGTATAATTATTTTGTTTGGTGTATATAGTTGCGCGTAAAATATTTAAGTAAGGGTCGTTTCCAATTTTTGCTTCAATATTATCAATGGCGGTTAGCTGTGTTTTTGACGGTTTGTTTGTTTCAAAATAATAGTCGAGCACCACTAAATCCACAATTGGGTCATCCGGAAAAATTTGATTAAATTTAACAATAGTTTCGTTTAATTGTTTACCGCCTAAATACTGAGCAGCACTTAACTCCATCAAAAGTACCAATTTATCGTTGCGCAACGGTTGCGGTAAATCGTTTAGGTTTTTAAGGGCTATGGTTTGCTGTTTCTTTTTGTTGGGTTTATATTTGTTTTCGTTTAACGATTTTTCAATCAGGGCAATTTGAGGTTGATATTGTAGCCATTGTTTTTCAAAATCGGTCATTTGATTTTCAATAGTCGAGTCTAAATGTTCGGTTAATCCGGATAAATATAAGCGCAAAATAAGGTCGCTAAAAGCTACGCCACCTCGTACAATCGTAAAATCAGAAATAATGATACTATCCTTGTTTTGCTTTTTTTGAAGGCTAAAAATATGATAATCTAAACCAGCGGCGTTCACCATCCGGAAAAGTGCTTTTGCACCCGTTGTATTTTTTGGTGCAGCGGTATCAATTTTAACCCACAACAATTTATAATAACCTTCCATGCCCATAGCGCTTACAATTTGTTCGCCCACGGCTATTTGCTCTTTCATTCCCGCCATAAAACCGGCCTGAAAATCGTGTGGGGCCGAAAAACGCGAAATAGTGGGCGAAATAAGGCTGTCTAACAAAAAGTGGTCGTTGAAAAAGCTTGGGTCGCCTTGGTTTAGGCTAAGTTCAATTTGTCGGGCAAATGTATCAAAAAGGGCAATATCGGGCTGTTGGGTTGCATCTCTTGTTTCGTTCGTTTTTGGTTTGCAATTTGTTATGTTAACAAGAATAAATGCTATTAAAATAGGCCAAAACAGCCTAAAACAATTAAAATGGCAATAAAACTTGTTAGAAAAAAAAAGGTGGTTTTTCAAAGCAAAAGAACATTTAAAATGAATTTATTTTCATCCGGAAAGACAAATTGGCGAGCAACACTATATATAATTTGTGTAGTAGCTATATATTTGGCGGGGCAAAGGGGGTTATTTTCCGGAGAAATTAGCTTTGCGTTTTTCAATAAAGGCGGTTGTTCCTTCTTTAAAGTCTTGGTCGTCAAAACACTCGCCAAACAAGTACACTTCGGTGGCAAAACCATTAACGCCTTCATCGTAATAAGCATTTACCGCGCTAATAACACGTGCGATGGCTCGCGGTGCTTTGGTAGCAATTTTTTGTAGCAGTTCGTAGCATTTTGGCAGCAGTTGGTCGGGTTCAACTACATAATTTACTAGTCCTAACTGTAAGGCTTCGTCTGCTTTTATAGGTTCGGCAGTCATAATTAGCTCTAAGGCTTTGGCGCGGCCAATTAATTGCGGTAGCCGTTGTGTTCCGCCGTATCCGGGTATAAGGCCCAAGTTTACTTCGGGCTGCCCAAACCGGGCGTTAGTGGCTGCTACTCTTAAATGGCAGGCCATTGCCAACTCGCATCCACCGCCAAGGGCAAAGCCATTAACGGCTGCAATTATGGGTTTGGGGTAGGTTTCAATGGCTCTAAACATGGGCATTCCTTTTGCGGCCATTTGCCTGCCTTCGTCGCTGTTGTACTGCGCAAACTCGGCAATATCGGCACCGGCGGCAAAGGCTTTACTTCCGGATCCGGTAATAATTAGGCCAAATATACTTGAATCGTCTCTATATTGTTGAAGTACTTCTTCAAATTCGGCAATTAAAGCGGTGTTTAAGGCGTTCAGTTTGGATTCGCGGTTAATGGTTATTTGCAAAATACCGTTTTGGGCTTGTAAAAGTAACTGGCTCATTTATTTTTTTCGGTTTAACTGTGTTAAGTTAAGTTTATTCTATTATTGGCAATTTTAGCAGATTATGCGGCAATACAAGCAAAACCAATAATAAAACTTCCGGCAAAAATACCATTTTAATTCGGTTTTACCTCCAGAAATGTAACGAGGGAAGAACGAAGAACTCAATTCAACTACAAAGCAAGTTTGTTACTTCAAAAGTAGAGGTTAAAAAATAAAAAGAGACGCAATAGCAACTATCGCGTCTCTTTTTATCAATTAACTAAGTTTTGGCTCAAGCTACCAATTATATTAAATATCTTATTGTATTATTAATTGGCGGGTAATATTGCCTTTGGGTGTGCTGGTTACAACCAAATAATTTCCGGCGGGTAAGCCCTTGCGGTTAATGGTTATTTGGTGGTTTCCGGGGTTTAATTGGTTCGATAGTGTTTGCA
This genomic window contains:
- a CDS encoding tail fiber domain-containing protein, producing the protein MTTRNFLFVLALLAFGFLTNNLFAQWTDGGAKVYLTNGGDKVGIGTSAPSTNLHVVGAENNGSTAAVKIESGTQIMLIDGNEIDATTDVLGLNYNSSKNVIIANGGGSVGIGKSSPAYKLDVAGSIGLTGSLRYSNASTPMAYIYASGTINSERAIVAHSPSYANYGLFYRDSDDRMFFKSNGTTRVAVDLHNGRLGVGTDAPTKTLDVVGTARITGQVTVATNQASDKFGVGFNTPLYKLDVNGNTYCSGGVWTASDARFKENVQQIGSALDKVKALSGVSYQYKTNEFAGRIEFQEGNTLGFIAQDLQKVLPEAVMNDGRGYLAVNYSTVIPVLVEAIKESETQKQALENKVTALEQQIAAINAKLGITPAAPVANPTKAENSKTTVAPVAKIVKGSVAQNHPNPAKDVTSISYAIDKNTANAQIVITDMAGRTLQQINITDGAGNVNINTNNFANGAYIYSLVIDGQTVESKQMVVNK
- a CDS encoding L-serine ammonia-lyase; this encodes MIRTSFFELFKIGPGPSSSHTVGPMRAANMFRLEVENYLQQQTSPEAIQQLQIRVNLFGSLAHTGIGHGTHRAVLAGLLGDTPQYVNIDRLNTCFDHPDTVFQLPFSGFFIPFVASNIYFDYLTPTSKHPNTLSFNLLHNNEILFTSTYYSVGGGFIEKEESGSTKSTSNVAAVPKYAYNHFWELLRHHEQTNIPVETILLENEIAVSGLTEAEIFEKIDQIMAVMHQSVQRGLLREGVLPGGLNVKRRAKNMYADALACEAQQQYGEALFARLNAYALATSEENAAGQMVVTAPTNGAAGILPAALEYLRLDCKIAEKTLQRGLFMAAMIGFIIKDNASISGAELGCQAEVGSAAAMAAGLFSYCLGGDIHQIATAAEIAMEHHLGMTCDPVNGLVQVPCIERNANGVVKAFNAYLLAKRQAANAVITLDEVIETMRRTGEDLSDKYKETAQGGLAKLHKWTSNMGS
- a CDS encoding M23 family metallopeptidase, encoding MFKKILVSFFPALIYTLWPTLQPSINNSEHVCFIHQPYSSNLNSNNNNSSPDFVCQPDAQSITFRSPVDGPIVLAGTFGELRPNHFHAGIDIKTNNQENKPIYAIADGFVSRIAVSGNGYGLALYIDHPNGYTSVYAHLNEYAGQIGDWVKNKQYSLQKFAIDVKPNPNELPVQAGQMVALSGNTGSSTSPHLHFEIRDTKTEHALNPLLFGFYVPDSSQPLVTGFGVYPVINGNQPLDLKIQRFKQVVTGSYIASQPVIFLNTPTAAMAIKAYDKLDEAHNWNGVYSVEMFENNQYVFGYTFSRIPFEESRYINSLVDYEAQKDGDGLFQKCFLDPGNNLSVYQNTHNKGFIDLSDLQVHNLLFLVKDVAGNTSTLTCALQYNPALPPPIVPPNNYQQFFAYDTLNKFTTDLIELIFPKGVFYTDIPFQYKMRYPSAKEIEPLSPVHTVHQQSTPVHSAFDVAIKPNANIIPELMDKALIVMVNRSGKKSCGGKWDNGWLRGKAKAFGDFYIALDIKAPTINPINISNGKRMSKAKHISFGISDNLSGIDTYNGYLDGQWVLMSYDAKTSIVRHYLDPNLLPGEHSFTLEVTDERQNKQVFTANFIK
- the obgE gene encoding GTPase ObgE translates to MEKGNFIDYVKICCRSGKGGAGASHFRREKFVPKGGPDGGDGGRGGHIILRGNSQYWTLIHLKFRKHVLAENGQNGGTSNCTGASGNDVILDVPLGTVAKNADSMEQEVEILEHGQEIILVSGGRGGLGNSNFATATNQAPMYAQPGEPGREEWKILELKLLADVGLVGFPNAGKSTLLAAVSAAKPKIADYPFTTLVPNLGIVSYRDYRSFVMADIPGIIEGAHAGKGLGHRFMRHIERNALLLFMIPADAPNIAHQYEILLNECRQYNFELMDKKRLLAITKCDLIDDELEQLIRKDIATTTTVDLPPMVFISSVTGKGIQALKDLIWENLNK
- a CDS encoding enoyl-CoA hydratase/isomerase family protein translates to MSQLLLQAQNGILQITINRESKLNALNTALIAEFEEVLQQYRDDSSIFGLIITGSGSKAFAAGADIAEFAQYNSDEGRQMAAKGMPMFRAIETYPKPIIAAVNGFALGGGCELAMACHLRVAATNARFGQPEVNLGLIPGYGGTQRLPQLIGRAKALELIMTAEPIKADEALQLGLVNYVVEPDQLLPKCYELLQKIATKAPRAIARVISAVNAYYDEGVNGFATEVYLFGECFDDQDFKEGTTAFIEKRKANFSGK